A region of Streptomyces paludis DNA encodes the following proteins:
- a CDS encoding GNAT family N-acetyltransferase, whose amino-acid sequence MSDRILFARTDERLGRFEVRAVDPFRDARLLHSWVTHPKAAYWLMQDATLPDVEREYMAIAAAGNHDAFIGLYEGRPAFLIERYDPAEVELKGLYDALPGDIGMHFLVAPVDTDRRLHGFTRAVITTVMALLFDDPAVRRVVVEPDVRNTAVHALNEAVGFTVVERLAKPEKEALLSVCTREMFQSAVSAAAVPATATAQGVTR is encoded by the coding sequence ATGAGCGACCGCATCCTGTTCGCCCGCACCGACGAGCGGCTCGGCCGCTTCGAGGTCCGCGCGGTGGACCCGTTCCGCGACGCGCGGCTGCTGCACAGCTGGGTCACCCACCCCAAGGCCGCGTACTGGCTGATGCAGGACGCCACGCTGCCCGACGTCGAGCGCGAGTACATGGCGATCGCCGCCGCCGGGAACCACGACGCGTTCATCGGACTGTACGAGGGCCGGCCCGCGTTCCTGATCGAGCGCTACGACCCGGCGGAGGTGGAGCTGAAGGGCCTGTACGACGCCCTGCCCGGCGATATCGGCATGCACTTCCTGGTCGCGCCGGTCGACACGGACCGGCGGCTGCACGGCTTCACGCGTGCGGTGATCACCACGGTGATGGCGCTGCTCTTCGACGATCCGGCCGTACGGCGGGTGGTCGTCGAGCCCGACGTACGGAACACGGCCGTCCACGCCCTCAACGAGGCCGTCGGGTTCACGGTCGTGGAGCGGCTCGCCAAGCCGGAGAAGGAAGCGCTGCTGAGCGTGTGCACGCGTGAGATGTTCCAGTCCGCGGTGTCCGCGGCAGCAGTCCCCGCCACCGCCACCGCACAAGGAGTCACCCGATGA
- a CDS encoding siderophore-interacting protein, with protein MKTATETAPFGFFSLQVARTRRLGPSMTRITFAGPDLARFTSAGRDQSLSLFLPHPGQSEPLVPVEEGDNWFTAFRALPEDVRAVMRSYTLREERHDPDEIDIDFALHPDGGPACRWAERAAAGDRVLLLGPVVTDNTGIRFRPPADADSVLIWADETALPAAAAILKTLPAHLKADVWLEVPHTDDRRPLPTAADARVTWLVQEEGAPGSLDAVRAAEPRGSNPYAWIAGESGTVKELRRHLVRERELDRRRVTFVGYWRRGLSEDQFRAAAA; from the coding sequence ATGAAGACGGCTACCGAGACCGCCCCGTTCGGTTTCTTCTCCCTCCAGGTCGCACGGACGAGGCGGCTCGGCCCGTCCATGACCCGGATCACCTTCGCGGGCCCCGACCTCGCCCGCTTCACCTCGGCCGGCCGGGACCAGAGCCTCTCGCTCTTCCTCCCGCACCCCGGCCAGAGCGAGCCCCTCGTCCCGGTCGAGGAGGGTGACAACTGGTTCACCGCGTTCCGGGCGCTGCCCGAGGACGTCCGGGCCGTGATGCGCTCGTACACCCTGCGCGAGGAGCGGCACGACCCGGACGAGATCGACATCGACTTCGCCCTGCACCCCGACGGCGGGCCCGCCTGCCGCTGGGCGGAGCGGGCCGCGGCCGGGGACCGGGTGCTGCTGCTCGGACCGGTCGTGACGGACAACACCGGGATACGGTTCCGGCCGCCGGCCGACGCCGACTCCGTACTGATCTGGGCCGACGAGACGGCGCTGCCCGCCGCCGCGGCGATCCTCAAGACGCTCCCCGCCCATCTGAAGGCGGACGTCTGGCTGGAGGTCCCGCACACCGATGACCGGCGGCCCCTGCCCACCGCCGCCGACGCCAGAGTCACCTGGCTCGTCCAGGAGGAGGGCGCGCCCGGCTCGCTGGACGCCGTCCGGGCCGCCGAGCCGCGCGGCAGCAACCCGTACGCCTGGATCGCCGGGGAGTCGGGGACGGTCAAGGAGCTGCGCCGCCATCTGGTGCGCGAACGCGAACTCGACCGTCGGCGGGTCACCTTCGTCGGGTACTGGCGGCGCGGGCTGAGCGAGGATCAGTTCCGCGCGGCGGCGGCCTGA
- a CDS encoding IucA/IucC family protein has product MSSPTGITDITDSVAHLTPELWDRAGRLLIRKALAEFSHERILTPEPLSGEDGRYRVLSDDKATEYRFTARRFALDHWSIPAESVERHRGDEELPLDALDFFIELRDTLGLSAGILPVYLEEISSTLSGTAYKLTKKPVTSAELATAGFQEIETGMTEGHPCFVANNGRLGFGVDEYRAYAPETASPVRLVWLAARRDRATFTAGAGLDHDSLMREELSEETRERFDGVLRGQGLDPADFLLIPVHPWQWWNKLSVTFAAELGRRSLVCLGEGDDSYLAQQSIRTFFNKSDPAKHYVKTALSVLNMGFMRGLSAAYMEATPAINDWLAGLIESDAVLRAARFSIIRERAAVGYHHRQYEAATAKGSPYLKMLAALWRESPVPSLQGRERLSTMASLLHVDREGGSFAGALIAESGLAPAEWLRGYLDAYLVPVLHSFYAYDLVFMPHGENVILVVEDGAVRRAIFKDIAEEIAVMDPGAVLPPAVERIRADVPEDMKLLSVFTDVFDCFFRFLSAELVADGTLADEETFWRAVADCVRRYQESVPQLAAKFEQYDLFADEFALSCLNRLQLRNNEQMVDIADPAGALQLVGTLRNPIARFADAS; this is encoded by the coding sequence ATGAGCAGCCCCACCGGCATCACTGACATCACGGACAGCGTCGCCCATCTGACCCCTGAGCTGTGGGACCGGGCAGGCCGGCTGCTGATCCGCAAAGCGCTCGCGGAGTTCTCCCACGAGCGCATCCTGACCCCGGAGCCGCTGTCCGGCGAGGATGGCCGCTACCGCGTCCTCAGCGACGACAAAGCCACCGAGTACCGCTTCACCGCCCGCCGCTTCGCCCTCGACCACTGGTCGATCCCCGCCGAGTCGGTCGAGCGCCACCGCGGTGACGAGGAACTGCCGCTGGACGCGCTGGACTTCTTCATCGAGCTGCGCGACACGCTCGGGCTCTCCGCCGGGATCCTGCCGGTCTATCTGGAGGAGATCTCCTCCACGCTGTCGGGGACCGCGTACAAACTCACCAAGAAGCCCGTGACCTCGGCGGAGCTGGCCACCGCCGGCTTCCAGGAGATCGAGACGGGGATGACCGAGGGCCACCCCTGCTTCGTCGCCAACAACGGCCGGCTCGGCTTCGGCGTCGACGAGTACCGCGCGTACGCCCCCGAGACCGCCAGCCCCGTCCGGCTGGTCTGGCTCGCGGCCCGCCGCGACCGCGCCACCTTCACGGCGGGCGCCGGGCTCGACCACGACTCGCTGATGCGCGAGGAACTGTCCGAGGAGACCCGGGAGCGGTTCGACGGGGTGCTGCGCGGCCAGGGTCTCGACCCGGCCGACTTCCTGCTGATCCCCGTACACCCCTGGCAGTGGTGGAACAAACTGTCCGTGACCTTCGCCGCCGAGCTGGGCCGCCGCTCTCTGGTCTGCCTCGGCGAGGGCGACGACAGCTATCTCGCGCAGCAGTCGATCCGTACGTTCTTCAACAAGAGCGACCCGGCCAAGCACTATGTGAAAACCGCGCTGTCCGTCCTCAACATGGGCTTCATGCGCGGCCTGTCCGCCGCCTACATGGAGGCCACCCCCGCGATCAACGACTGGCTCGCCGGGCTGATCGAGAGCGACGCCGTCCTGCGCGCGGCCCGGTTCTCGATCATCCGGGAGCGGGCGGCCGTCGGCTACCACCACCGCCAGTACGAGGCCGCCACCGCCAAGGGCTCCCCGTATCTGAAAATGCTGGCCGCGCTCTGGCGCGAGAGCCCGGTGCCCTCGCTCCAGGGGCGCGAGCGGCTCTCCACGATGGCATCGCTGCTCCATGTCGACCGGGAGGGCGGCTCGTTCGCGGGCGCGCTGATCGCCGAGTCGGGGCTGGCGCCGGCGGAGTGGCTGCGCGGATATCTGGACGCGTACCTCGTACCGGTGCTGCACTCGTTCTACGCGTACGACCTGGTCTTCATGCCGCACGGCGAGAACGTCATCCTGGTCGTCGAGGACGGCGCCGTGCGGCGGGCGATCTTCAAGGACATCGCGGAGGAGATCGCGGTGATGGACCCGGGCGCCGTGCTGCCGCCGGCGGTCGAGCGCATCCGCGCGGACGTCCCCGAGGACATGAAACTGCTGTCGGTCTTCACGGACGTCTTCGACTGCTTCTTCCGCTTCCTGAGCGCGGAGCTGGTCGCGGACGGGACGCTCGCCGACGAGGAGACGTTCTGGCGGGCGGTCGCGGACTGCGTCCGGCGCTACCAGGAGTCGGTGCCGCAGCTCGCGGCCAAGTTCGAGCAGTACGACCTGTTCGCGGACGAGTTCGCGCTGTCCTGCCTGAACCGGCTCCAGCTGCGCAACAACGAGCAGATGGTCGACATCGCCGACCCGGCGGGCGCGCTCCAGCTGGTGGGCACTCTGCGCAACCCGATCGCGCGGTTCGCGGACGCTTCGTAG
- a CDS encoding DUF4429 domain-containing protein — protein MAEIIQKNGTWTFDGDTIRIVPGSDKSISPLRATLGEIVVPLPAVAGVSFEAGRRSGRLRLRLRDGADPLLQVAAGRLGDASDPYRLTVEGDRAGVAEYLVDEIRNALLLGGVESGPVDRYLLPGPALPLTVGAGDATVSFDGERIRLEWNWKTETSKSSGGPRTLALGEVRAVEWQPSAGLENGFLRFLTGPAPVTVPPKYDANAVELWGFKKDPLMALVGAAVLARLPHPSAEASASVEAGAEPPAALESAPVRASAPEPAAAPALTALPAAAPAPAPAGGDDHDALLRRLRELGELHQSGVLTADEFTAAKQAVLKRL, from the coding sequence ATGGCGGAAATCATCCAGAAAAACGGCACCTGGACCTTCGACGGGGACACGATCCGTATCGTGCCCGGCAGCGACAAGAGCATCAGCCCGCTGCGCGCCACCCTCGGTGAGATCGTCGTACCGCTGCCCGCCGTGGCGGGTGTCTCGTTCGAGGCGGGGCGCAGGTCCGGCCGGCTGCGGCTACGGCTGCGGGACGGCGCGGATCCGCTGCTCCAGGTCGCGGCCGGCCGGCTGGGCGACGCCTCGGACCCGTACCGGCTGACCGTGGAGGGCGACCGCGCGGGCGTCGCCGAGTATCTGGTGGACGAGATACGCAACGCCCTGCTGCTCGGCGGGGTGGAGTCCGGCCCCGTGGACCGCTATCTGCTGCCGGGGCCCGCGCTGCCGCTCACGGTGGGCGCGGGCGACGCGACCGTCTCCTTCGACGGGGAGCGGATCCGGCTGGAGTGGAACTGGAAGACGGAGACCTCCAAGTCCTCCGGCGGCCCCCGGACCCTGGCGCTGGGCGAGGTGCGGGCGGTGGAGTGGCAGCCGAGCGCCGGGCTGGAGAACGGGTTTCTGCGCTTCCTGACCGGCCCGGCGCCGGTCACCGTACCGCCGAAGTACGACGCGAACGCGGTGGAGCTGTGGGGCTTCAAGAAGGATCCGCTGATGGCGCTGGTGGGGGCGGCGGTGCTGGCCCGGCTGCCGCATCCGTCGGCGGAGGCATCGGCGTCGGTGGAGGCGGGGGCGGAGCCTCCGGCCGCCCTGGAGTCCGCGCCGGTACGGGCGTCGGCACCCGAGCCCGCAGCCGCGCCCGCCTTGACCGCCTTGCCCGCCGCCGCGCCCGCGCCCGCCCCGGCCGGCGGGGACGATCATGACGCCCTGCTGCGCAGACTGCGGGAGCTGGGCGAGCTGCATCAGTCCGGAGTACTGACGGCGGACGAGTTCACCGCCGCCAAACAGGCCGTGCTCAAGCGGCTCTGA
- a CDS encoding lysine N(6)-hydroxylase/L-ornithine N(5)-oxygenase family protein, producing the protein MSTRPDHRAPHAIHDFVGIGLGPFNLGLACLTEPIAELDGIFLESKPDFEWHSGMFLEGAHLQTPFLSDLVTLADPTSPYSFLNYLKESGRLYSFYIRENFYPLRIEYNDYCRWAAAKLSNVRFNRTVTSVSYDESAELYEITTADETYRARRLVLGTGTPPYVPDSCRGLGGDFLHNSRYVQGRAELQKKDSITLVGSGQSAAEIYYDLLSEIDVHGYRLNWITRSARFFPLEYTKLTLEMTSPEYIDYFHALPEATRYGLEAGQKGLFKGIDSELINEIFDLLYQKNLKGPVPTRLIANTALHSAAYDTGNGTYTLGLRQEEQGRDFSLTSQGLVLATGYKYVTPEFLAPVAGRLRLDGQGRFDVARNYSIDTTGRGVFLQNAGVHTHSITSPDLGMGPYRNAYIIAELLGREYYPVEKAIAFQEFSAPEGNVV; encoded by the coding sequence TTGTCCACGCGTCCTGACCACCGCGCGCCGCACGCGATCCACGACTTCGTCGGTATCGGTCTCGGCCCGTTCAATCTCGGTCTCGCCTGTCTGACCGAGCCCATAGCCGAACTCGACGGGATCTTCCTGGAGTCGAAACCCGACTTCGAGTGGCACTCCGGGATGTTCCTCGAAGGCGCCCACCTCCAGACCCCGTTCCTCTCCGACCTGGTGACCCTGGCCGACCCCACCTCGCCGTACTCCTTCCTCAACTACCTCAAGGAGTCCGGGCGGCTGTACTCGTTCTACATCCGCGAGAACTTCTATCCGCTGCGCATCGAGTACAACGACTACTGCCGCTGGGCCGCCGCGAAACTCTCCAACGTGCGCTTCAACCGGACGGTGACCTCGGTCTCGTACGACGAGAGCGCCGAGCTGTACGAGATCACCACCGCGGACGAGACCTACCGCGCCCGGCGCCTCGTGCTGGGCACCGGCACCCCGCCGTACGTCCCGGACTCCTGCCGCGGCCTCGGCGGTGACTTCCTGCACAACTCCCGCTATGTCCAGGGCAGGGCGGAGCTTCAGAAGAAGGACTCCATCACCCTCGTCGGCAGCGGACAGAGCGCGGCGGAGATCTACTACGACCTGCTCTCCGAGATCGATGTCCACGGCTACCGGCTGAACTGGATCACCCGCTCCGCCCGGTTCTTCCCGCTCGAATACACCAAACTCACGCTGGAGATGACCTCCCCGGAGTACATCGACTACTTCCACGCGCTGCCGGAGGCCACCCGCTACGGGCTGGAGGCCGGCCAGAAGGGCCTGTTCAAGGGCATCGACTCGGAGCTGATCAACGAGATCTTCGATCTGCTCTACCAGAAGAACCTCAAGGGCCCGGTGCCCACCCGGCTGATCGCCAACACCGCGCTGCACTCCGCCGCGTACGACACCGGGAACGGTACGTACACGCTGGGGCTGCGCCAGGAGGAGCAGGGGCGGGACTTCTCGCTCACCAGCCAGGGGCTCGTCCTCGCCACCGGGTACAAGTACGTCACCCCCGAGTTCCTGGCGCCGGTCGCCGGCCGGCTGCGCCTCGACGGGCAGGGCCGCTTCGACGTCGCGCGCAATTACAGCATCGACACGACCGGGCGCGGGGTCTTCCTCCAGAACGCCGGCGTGCACACCCACAGCATCACCTCGCCCGACCTGGGGATGGGCCCCTACCGCAACGCGTACATCATCGCCGAGCTGCTGGGCCGCGAGTACTACCCGGTCGAGAAGGCCATCGCGTTCCAGGAGTTCTCCGCCCCGGAAGGCAACGTCGTATGA
- a CDS encoding pyridoxal phosphate-dependent decarboxylase family protein translates to MRAHLLNDTTAERYRRSVTEGVERVAAQLAATKRPFSGVTPDALAPVVAAVDLDQPLGDASAALDELERVYLRDAVYFHHPRYLAHLNCPVVIPAVLGEAVLTAVNSSLDTWDQSAGGTLIERKLIDWTTARIGLGDAADGVFTSGGTQSNLQALLLAREEAKADAPAKLRVFASECSHFSVQKSATLLGLGPDAVVSIPCDREKRMQAVVLAAELERCRAEGLTPMAVVATAGTTDFGSIDPLPEIAALCAQYGAWMHVDAAYGCGLLASPTRRALLDGIEHADSVTVDYHKSFFQPVSSSAVLVRDGATLRHATYHADYLNPRRTIEERIPNQVDKSLQTTRRFDALKLWMTLRVMGADGIGELFDEVCDLAAEGWQVLAADPRYDVVVEPSLSTLVFRYIPERVTSPLEIDRANLHARKALFASGEAVVAGTSVGGRQYLKFTLLNPETTVRDITAVLDLIAGHAEQYLGETLVHAS, encoded by the coding sequence ATGCGTGCGCACCTGCTCAATGACACGACGGCGGAGCGCTACCGACGCTCCGTCACCGAAGGAGTCGAGCGGGTGGCGGCCCAACTCGCCGCTACGAAAAGGCCGTTCAGCGGGGTGACACCCGACGCGCTGGCCCCGGTGGTCGCCGCGGTCGACCTGGACCAGCCCCTCGGTGATGCCTCGGCCGCCCTGGACGAACTGGAGCGCGTCTATCTGCGGGACGCGGTCTACTTCCACCACCCGCGCTACCTCGCCCATCTCAACTGCCCGGTCGTCATACCCGCCGTTCTCGGCGAGGCCGTGCTCACCGCCGTCAACTCCTCCCTCGACACCTGGGACCAGAGCGCCGGCGGCACCCTCATCGAGCGCAAACTGATCGACTGGACGACCGCCCGCATCGGCCTCGGCGACGCCGCCGACGGCGTCTTCACCAGCGGCGGTACGCAGTCCAACCTCCAGGCGCTGCTGCTCGCCCGCGAGGAGGCCAAGGCCGACGCGCCGGCAAAACTGCGTGTCTTCGCCTCCGAGTGCAGCCACTTCAGCGTCCAGAAGTCGGCCACCCTGCTCGGACTCGGCCCCGACGCCGTCGTCTCCATCCCCTGCGACCGCGAGAAGCGCATGCAGGCCGTCGTCCTCGCCGCCGAGCTGGAGCGCTGCCGCGCCGAGGGGCTGACCCCGATGGCCGTCGTCGCCACCGCGGGCACCACCGACTTCGGCTCCATCGACCCGCTGCCGGAGATCGCCGCGCTCTGCGCCCAGTACGGCGCCTGGATGCATGTCGACGCCGCGTACGGCTGCGGGCTGCTCGCCTCCCCCACCCGGCGCGCCCTGCTCGACGGCATCGAGCACGCCGACTCCGTCACCGTCGACTACCACAAGTCCTTCTTCCAGCCGGTCAGTTCCTCGGCCGTGCTGGTACGGGACGGCGCCACGCTGCGGCACGCGACGTACCACGCGGACTATCTCAACCCGCGCCGCACCATCGAGGAGCGCATCCCCAACCAGGTCGACAAGTCCCTCCAGACGACCCGCCGCTTCGACGCGCTCAAGCTCTGGATGACCCTGCGCGTCATGGGCGCCGACGGCATCGGTGAACTCTTCGACGAGGTCTGCGACCTGGCCGCCGAGGGCTGGCAGGTGCTCGCCGCCGACCCGCGCTACGACGTCGTCGTGGAGCCCAGCCTCTCCACCCTCGTCTTCCGCTACATCCCCGAGCGTGTCACCAGTCCCCTGGAGATCGACCGGGCCAATCTCCACGCCCGCAAGGCCCTCTTCGCCTCCGGTGAGGCCGTGGTGGCCGGGACGTCCGTGGGCGGCCGGCAGTACCTCAAGTTCACCCTGCTCAACCCCGAGACCACTGTGCGGGACATCACCGCCGTCCTCGATCTGATCGCCGGCCACGCCGAGCAGTACCTGGGAGAGACCCTTGTCCACGCGTCCTGA